The proteins below are encoded in one region of Macaca nemestrina isolate mMacNem1 chromosome 10, mMacNem.hap1, whole genome shotgun sequence:
- the LOC105474217 gene encoding dual specificity calcium/calmodulin-dependent 3',5'-cyclic nucleotide phosphodiesterase 1B isoform X2 has translation MANPVPVQRSHLQGPILRLRYMVKQLENGEVNIEELKKNLEYTASLLEAVYIDETRQILDTEDELQELRSDAVPSEVRDWLASTFTQQARAKGRRAEEKPKFRSIVHAVQAGIFVERMFRRTYTSVGPTYSTAVLNCFKNLDLWCFDVFSLNRAADDHALRTIVFELLTRHNLISRFKIPTVFLMSFLDALETGYGKYKNPYHNQIHAADVTQTVHCFLLRTGMVHCLSEIEVLAIVFAAAIHDYEHTGTTNSFHIQTKSECAILYNDRSVLENHHISSVFRLMQDDELNIFINLTKDEFVELRALVIEMVLATDMSCHFQQVKTMKTALQQLERIDKPKALSLLLHAADISHPTKQWSVHSRWTKALMEEFFRQGDKEAELGLPFSPLCDRTSTLVAQSQIGFIDFIVEPTFSVLTDVAEKSVQPLADEDSKSKNQPSFQWRQPSLDVEVGDPNPDVVSFRSTWIKHIQENKQKWKERAASGITNQMSIDELSPCDEEAPPSPAEDEHNQNGNLD, from the exons GCTGCGCTACATGGTGAAGCAGTTGGAGAATGGGGAGGTAAACATCGAGGAGCTGAAGAAAAATCTGGAGTACACAGCTTCTCTGCTGGAAGCCGTCTACATAGATGAGACACG GCAAATCTTGGACACGGAGGACGAGCTGCAGGAGCTGCGGTCAGATGCCGTGCCTTCGGAGGTGCGGGACTGGCTGGCCTCCACCTTCACCCAGCAGGCCCGGGCCAAAGGCCGCCGAGCAGAGGAGAAGCCCAAGTTCCGAAGCATTGTGCACGCTGTGCAGGCTGGGATCTTCGTGGAACG GATGTTCCGGAGAACATACACCTCTGTGGGCCCCACTTATTCTACTGCGGTCCTCAACTGTTTCAAG AACCTGGATCTCTGGTGCTTTGATGTCTTTTCCTTGAACCGGGCAGCAGATGACCATGCCCTGAGGACCATTGTTTTTGAATTGCTGACTCGGCATAACCTCATCAGCCGCTTCAAG ATTCCCACTGTGTTTTTGATGAGTTTCCTGGATGCCTTGGAGACAGGCTATGGGAAGTACAAGAATCCTTACCACAACCAGATCCATGCAGCTGATGTTACCCAGACAGTCCATTGCTTCTTGCTCCGCACAGGGATGGTG CACTGCTTGTCAGAGATTGAGGTCCTGGCCATCGTCTTTGCTGCAGCTATCCATGATTATGAGCACACGGGCACTACCAACAGCTTCCACATCCAGACCAA GTCAGAATGTGCCATCCTGTACAATGATCGTTCAGTGCTGGAGAATCACCACATCAGCTCTGTCTTCCGACTGATGCAGGATGATGAGctgaacattttcatcaacctCACCAAGGATGAGTTTGT AGAGCTCCGAGCCCTGGTCATCGAGATGGTGTTGGCCACAGACATGTCCTGCCATTTCCAGCAAGTGAAGACCATGAAGACAGCCTTGCAACAGCTGGAGAG GATTGACAAGCCCAAGGCCCTATCGCTACTGCTCCATGCTGCTGACATCAGCCACCCAACCAAGCAGTGGTCGGTCCACAGCCGCTGGACCAAGGCCCTCATGGAGGAATTCTTCCGCCAG GGTGACAAGGAGGCAGAGTTGGGCCTgcccttttctcctctctgtgACCGCACTTCCACGCTGGTGGCACAGTCTCAGATAG GGTTCATCGACTTCATTGTGGAGCCCACATTCTCTGTGCTGACTGATGTGGCAGAGAAGAGTGTTCAGCCCCTGGCGGATGAGGACTCCAAGTCTAAAAACCAGCCCAG CTTTCAGTGGCGCCAGCCCTCTCTGGATGTGGAAGTGGGAGACCCCAACCCTGATGTGGTCAGCTTTCGTTCCACCTGGATCAAGCACATTCAGGAGAACAAGCAGAAATGGAAGGAACGGGCAGCAAGTG GCATCACCAACCAGATGTCCATTGACGAGTTGTCCCCCTGTGACGAAGAGGCACCCCCATCCCCTGCTGAAGATGAACACAATCAAAATGGGAATCTGGACTAG
- the LOC105474217 gene encoding dual specificity calcium/calmodulin-dependent 3',5'-cyclic nucleotide phosphodiesterase 1B isoform X1 translates to MELSPRSPPEMLEESDCPSPLELKSAPSKKMWIKLRSLLRYMVKQLENGEVNIEELKKNLEYTASLLEAVYIDETRQILDTEDELQELRSDAVPSEVRDWLASTFTQQARAKGRRAEEKPKFRSIVHAVQAGIFVERMFRRTYTSVGPTYSTAVLNCFKNLDLWCFDVFSLNRAADDHALRTIVFELLTRHNLISRFKIPTVFLMSFLDALETGYGKYKNPYHNQIHAADVTQTVHCFLLRTGMVHCLSEIEVLAIVFAAAIHDYEHTGTTNSFHIQTKSECAILYNDRSVLENHHISSVFRLMQDDELNIFINLTKDEFVELRALVIEMVLATDMSCHFQQVKTMKTALQQLERIDKPKALSLLLHAADISHPTKQWSVHSRWTKALMEEFFRQGDKEAELGLPFSPLCDRTSTLVAQSQIGFIDFIVEPTFSVLTDVAEKSVQPLADEDSKSKNQPSFQWRQPSLDVEVGDPNPDVVSFRSTWIKHIQENKQKWKERAASGITNQMSIDELSPCDEEAPPSPAEDEHNQNGNLD, encoded by the exons GCTGCGCTACATGGTGAAGCAGTTGGAGAATGGGGAGGTAAACATCGAGGAGCTGAAGAAAAATCTGGAGTACACAGCTTCTCTGCTGGAAGCCGTCTACATAGATGAGACACG GCAAATCTTGGACACGGAGGACGAGCTGCAGGAGCTGCGGTCAGATGCCGTGCCTTCGGAGGTGCGGGACTGGCTGGCCTCCACCTTCACCCAGCAGGCCCGGGCCAAAGGCCGCCGAGCAGAGGAGAAGCCCAAGTTCCGAAGCATTGTGCACGCTGTGCAGGCTGGGATCTTCGTGGAACG GATGTTCCGGAGAACATACACCTCTGTGGGCCCCACTTATTCTACTGCGGTCCTCAACTGTTTCAAG AACCTGGATCTCTGGTGCTTTGATGTCTTTTCCTTGAACCGGGCAGCAGATGACCATGCCCTGAGGACCATTGTTTTTGAATTGCTGACTCGGCATAACCTCATCAGCCGCTTCAAG ATTCCCACTGTGTTTTTGATGAGTTTCCTGGATGCCTTGGAGACAGGCTATGGGAAGTACAAGAATCCTTACCACAACCAGATCCATGCAGCTGATGTTACCCAGACAGTCCATTGCTTCTTGCTCCGCACAGGGATGGTG CACTGCTTGTCAGAGATTGAGGTCCTGGCCATCGTCTTTGCTGCAGCTATCCATGATTATGAGCACACGGGCACTACCAACAGCTTCCACATCCAGACCAA GTCAGAATGTGCCATCCTGTACAATGATCGTTCAGTGCTGGAGAATCACCACATCAGCTCTGTCTTCCGACTGATGCAGGATGATGAGctgaacattttcatcaacctCACCAAGGATGAGTTTGT AGAGCTCCGAGCCCTGGTCATCGAGATGGTGTTGGCCACAGACATGTCCTGCCATTTCCAGCAAGTGAAGACCATGAAGACAGCCTTGCAACAGCTGGAGAG GATTGACAAGCCCAAGGCCCTATCGCTACTGCTCCATGCTGCTGACATCAGCCACCCAACCAAGCAGTGGTCGGTCCACAGCCGCTGGACCAAGGCCCTCATGGAGGAATTCTTCCGCCAG GGTGACAAGGAGGCAGAGTTGGGCCTgcccttttctcctctctgtgACCGCACTTCCACGCTGGTGGCACAGTCTCAGATAG GGTTCATCGACTTCATTGTGGAGCCCACATTCTCTGTGCTGACTGATGTGGCAGAGAAGAGTGTTCAGCCCCTGGCGGATGAGGACTCCAAGTCTAAAAACCAGCCCAG CTTTCAGTGGCGCCAGCCCTCTCTGGATGTGGAAGTGGGAGACCCCAACCCTGATGTGGTCAGCTTTCGTTCCACCTGGATCAAGCACATTCAGGAGAACAAGCAGAAATGGAAGGAACGGGCAGCAAGTG GCATCACCAACCAGATGTCCATTGACGAGTTGTCCCCCTGTGACGAAGAGGCACCCCCATCCCCTGCTGAAGATGAACACAATCAAAATGGGAATCTGGACTAG